One window of the Chloroflexia bacterium SDU3-3 genome contains the following:
- the ettA gene encoding energy-dependent translational throttle protein EttA, whose protein sequence is MTDTQKVIYSMIGVSKVVPPNKEVIKDISLSYFYGAKIGVIGLNGAGKSTLLRIMAGVDQSYNGQITISPGYTIGYLEQEPQLDDTLTVRQVVEQAVQPIVDLLRKFDEINERFAEPDVDMDALLAEQAEVQDKLDATNAWDLDSRLELAMDALRCPPADTSVAVLSGGERRRVALTKLLLQEPDILLLDEPTNHLDADSVAWLERHLQDYKGTVITVTHDRAFLNNIAGWILELDRGRGIPWRGNYSSWLGQKQEQLAKQEKDESQRQKTLKRELEWVGMSPKARTTKNKARITAYESLLNQSAEKGERELEIFIPPGPRLGNVVVQAKGVAKGYGDRLLYENLNFELPAGGIVGIVGPNGAGKTTLFRMITGQETPDSGELAVGSTVQLGYVDQSRATLNPDNTVWEEISEGAEIIQLGSRQVNSRAYVARFNFAGSDQQKKVGALSGGERNRVHLAKVLKSGANVLLLDEPTNDLDVHTLRALEEGLQNFGGCAVIISHDRWFLDRVATHILAFEGESQVVWYPGNYSDYAEDRRKRLGKAADTPHRIVYRKLTRD, encoded by the coding sequence GTGACGGATACGCAGAAGGTCATCTACTCTATGATCGGGGTGAGCAAGGTGGTGCCGCCCAACAAAGAGGTGATCAAGGACATCTCGCTCTCCTACTTCTACGGCGCGAAGATCGGCGTGATCGGCCTGAACGGCGCGGGTAAATCCACCCTGCTGCGGATCATGGCCGGGGTCGATCAGTCCTACAACGGCCAGATCACCATCTCGCCCGGCTACACCATCGGCTACCTTGAGCAGGAGCCGCAGCTGGATGATACCCTGACCGTGCGGCAGGTGGTCGAGCAGGCCGTGCAGCCGATCGTCGATCTGCTGCGCAAGTTTGACGAGATCAACGAGAGGTTCGCCGAGCCAGATGTCGATATGGACGCGCTGCTGGCCGAGCAGGCCGAGGTGCAGGACAAGCTGGACGCCACCAACGCCTGGGATCTGGACAGCCGCCTTGAGCTGGCCATGGACGCGCTGCGCTGCCCGCCCGCCGACACCTCGGTGGCGGTGCTCTCCGGCGGCGAGCGGCGGCGCGTGGCGCTCACCAAGCTGCTGCTGCAGGAGCCGGACATCCTGCTGCTGGACGAGCCGACCAACCACCTCGATGCCGACTCGGTGGCCTGGCTGGAGCGCCACCTGCAAGACTACAAGGGCACCGTCATCACCGTCACCCACGACCGCGCCTTCCTCAACAACATCGCGGGCTGGATCTTGGAGCTAGACCGCGGGCGCGGCATCCCCTGGCGCGGCAACTACTCATCCTGGCTGGGCCAGAAGCAGGAGCAGCTGGCCAAGCAGGAGAAGGACGAGTCTCAGCGCCAGAAGACGCTCAAGCGCGAGCTTGAGTGGGTGGGCATGAGCCCCAAGGCCCGCACCACCAAGAACAAGGCCCGCATCACCGCCTACGAGTCGCTGCTGAACCAGAGCGCCGAGAAGGGCGAGCGCGAGCTTGAGATCTTCATCCCGCCGGGGCCGCGCCTGGGCAATGTGGTGGTGCAGGCCAAAGGCGTGGCCAAGGGCTACGGCGATAGGCTGCTCTACGAGAACCTGAACTTCGAGCTGCCCGCTGGCGGGATCGTGGGCATCGTGGGGCCGAACGGCGCTGGTAAGACCACGCTGTTCCGCATGATCACCGGGCAGGAGACCCCCGACTCCGGCGAGCTGGCGGTCGGCTCGACGGTGCAGCTGGGCTATGTGGACCAGAGCCGTGCCACGCTCAACCCCGACAACACCGTGTGGGAGGAGATCAGCGAGGGCGCGGAGATCATCCAGCTGGGCAGCCGCCAGGTGAACTCGCGGGCCTATGTGGCGCGCTTCAACTTCGCCGGGTCGGATCAGCAGAAGAAGGTCGGCGCGCTCTCCGGCGGCGAGCGCAACCGCGTGCACCTGGCCAAGGTGCTGAAGAGCGGCGCGAACGTGCTGCTGCTCGACGAGCCGACCAACGACCTGGATGTGCACACCCTGCGCGCGCTGGAGGAGGGCCTGCAGAACTTCGGCGGCTGCGCCGTGATCATCTCCCACGACCGCTGGTTCCTCGACCGCGTGGCCACGCACATCCTGGCCTTCGAGGGCGAGAGCCAGGTGGTGTGGTACCCCGGCAACTACTCCGACTACGCCGAGGACCGCCGCAAGCGCCTGGGCAAGGCCGCCGACACCCCGCACCGCATCGTGTACCGCAAGCTCACCCGCGACTAG
- a CDS encoding DUF1624 domain-containing protein, giving the protein MLRDTAIAPRHPTAKKAATNTMKLGTMLPKPPQRAASRYWEIDAARGLAVILMVYFHLMWNLYYFGVSQVNVFIAGWQGFARGIGSAFMLLLGLSLAIRREKVTGELVPYLRRAAQIFGCGLLVTAVTFVAMPQEYIVFGILHLQGVALLIAYASARLPAWANVLAGVVAVAIGAAVANVFSPDPWLIPFGVQQYDRAMADYYPLFPWLAPALFGVAAGKLFYPGGQRSFALPELGGAAPLRWLRFLGRHSLIIYLLHQPLIFAALALLGLGSL; this is encoded by the coding sequence ATGCTGCGCGATACAGCAATCGCCCCCCGCCATCCCACAGCAAAAAAGGCAGCCACCAACACTATGAAGCTCGGCACTATGCTACCCAAGCCACCCCAGCGCGCCGCCTCGCGCTACTGGGAGATCGACGCGGCCCGCGGGCTAGCCGTCATCCTCATGGTCTACTTCCACCTGATGTGGAACCTGTACTACTTCGGCGTGTCGCAGGTGAATGTGTTCATCGCGGGCTGGCAGGGCTTTGCGCGCGGCATCGGCTCGGCATTTATGCTGCTGCTGGGGCTGTCGCTGGCCATCCGGCGCGAGAAGGTGACGGGCGAGCTGGTGCCCTACCTGCGGCGGGCGGCGCAGATCTTCGGCTGCGGGCTGCTGGTCACAGCGGTGACATTTGTGGCCATGCCGCAGGAGTACATCGTCTTCGGCATCCTGCACCTGCAGGGTGTGGCGCTGCTGATCGCCTACGCCAGCGCGCGGCTGCCCGCCTGGGCCAACGTGCTGGCGGGCGTGGTGGCGGTGGCCATCGGCGCGGCGGTGGCCAATGTGTTCAGCCCCGACCCGTGGCTCATCCCCTTCGGCGTGCAGCAGTACGACCGCGCCATGGCCGACTACTACCCGCTGTTCCCGTGGCTGGCCCCGGCGCTGTTCGGCGTGGCAGCGGGCAAGCTCTTCTACCCCGGCGGCCAGCGCAGCTTCGCCCTGCCCGAGCTGGGCGGGGCCGCCCCGCTGCGCTGGCTGCGCTTCCTCGGCAGGCACTCGCTGATCATCTACCTGCTGCACCAGCCGCTGATCTTCGCGGCGCTGGCCCTGCTGGGCCTGGGGTCGCTCTAG
- a CDS encoding HAD family phosphatase, producing the protein MRYQAVILDIDGVLAALPHEQAWREALARLMMGEWLPIQPEIHYNPQAFTRERYLALVDGQSPERVAQALLDVFHIPDPDGSRATLYRVQKDAMLEELVQRGEFTVYPDTLRFLLRMKDQGLKLAAASSLPHAGAVLGGVDVSAFVEGGGLMGEALGIALPAGVSLLDMLDADVGGSPASAGAADMAAAAARLLGIPPERCLVLASPAGAAAARAAGMGAVALDRGGGSPQALASLDDLPIDTLLGDARTA; encoded by the coding sequence ATGCGCTACCAGGCAGTGATCCTCGATATCGATGGCGTGCTGGCCGCGCTGCCCCACGAGCAGGCCTGGCGCGAGGCGCTGGCCCGCCTGATGATGGGCGAGTGGCTGCCCATCCAGCCCGAGATCCACTACAACCCGCAGGCCTTCACCCGCGAGCGCTACCTGGCGCTGGTCGACGGCCAGTCGCCCGAGCGCGTCGCCCAGGCGCTGCTGGATGTCTTTCACATCCCCGACCCGGACGGCAGCCGCGCCACCCTCTACCGCGTGCAGAAAGATGCCATGCTGGAGGAGCTGGTCCAGCGCGGCGAGTTCACAGTCTACCCCGACACGCTGCGCTTCCTGCTGCGCATGAAAGACCAGGGCCTGAAGCTGGCGGCGGCCTCGTCCTTGCCCCACGCGGGGGCGGTGCTGGGCGGGGTGGATGTGAGCGCCTTTGTGGAGGGCGGCGGCCTGATGGGCGAGGCGCTGGGCATCGCGCTGCCCGCAGGCGTGTCGCTGCTCGACATGCTCGACGCCGACGTGGGCGGCTCCCCGGCCAGCGCGGGCGCTGCCGACATGGCCGCGGCTGCGGCGCGGCTGCTGGGCATCCCGCCCGAGCGCTGCCTGGTGCTGGCCAGCCCGGCGGGCGCGGCGGCGGCGCGGGCGGCGGGCATGGGCGCGGTGGCGCTCGATCGCGGCGGCGGCTCGCCCCAGGCGCTGGCCAGCCTGGATGATCTGCCTATCGACACCCTGCTAGGCGATGCGCGCACGGCCTAG
- a CDS encoding alpha/beta fold hydrolase, whose product MPMYSFNGQRVHIEEDGPINAPRALLIHGWSSSSFTWAPILPSLRKRYRCYAIDLPGFGKSPAPATPPTIDGYADLAGQIIEQLSDRPILVLGHSMGGQIAATLALRNPMVIERMVLLNPALSGRLSKRVNMLIAPHVLVERFPFLEWLIYILAQTPLDYTDYLLKPSNFAERAQLNADDYQRIRADARRRGQGKIRAICFRAMKHGDLRGKLGRIEPPALVIWGAEDDIVPLRDAGAVADEWPRADLRLVPNAGHWPQFEQTVPTLRHIAQFLGLPPETDGPAPEHQDVADIQATAQFLRSCELGGMLGDAQRLRLASLVQTHSYGAGEMVARADTIGDEMYIVQDGTLEVWLRPDAELGRHGSPTKLAVAHSGDVVGELALLDRAPRSADLLAGPDGAVVLTLSQQTLDTLAEDDPRMGMHMMQNLAVSLGRRLRTQNWRAASAAQPAPDALADSP is encoded by the coding sequence ATGCCGATGTACTCCTTCAACGGCCAGCGCGTGCATATCGAGGAAGATGGCCCGATCAATGCGCCGCGCGCCCTGCTCATCCACGGCTGGTCAAGCTCGTCGTTCACGTGGGCACCTATCCTGCCCTCGCTGCGCAAGCGCTACCGCTGCTACGCGATCGACCTGCCGGGCTTCGGCAAGTCGCCCGCGCCCGCCACGCCGCCCACCATCGATGGCTACGCCGATCTGGCCGGGCAGATCATCGAGCAGCTGAGCGACCGACCCATCCTGGTGCTGGGGCACTCGATGGGCGGGCAGATCGCCGCCACCCTGGCGCTGCGCAACCCGATGGTGATCGAGCGCATGGTGCTGCTCAACCCCGCGCTCAGCGGCAGGCTCTCCAAGCGCGTGAACATGCTGATCGCGCCGCACGTGCTGGTCGAGCGCTTCCCCTTTCTCGAATGGCTGATCTACATTCTGGCCCAGACCCCGCTGGACTACACCGACTATCTGCTCAAGCCATCCAACTTCGCCGAGCGCGCCCAGCTGAACGCCGACGACTACCAGCGCATCCGCGCCGACGCCCGCAGGCGCGGCCAGGGCAAGATCCGCGCGATCTGCTTTCGCGCGATGAAGCACGGCGACCTGCGTGGCAAGCTGGGCCGGATCGAGCCGCCCGCGCTGGTGATCTGGGGTGCAGAGGATGATATCGTGCCGCTGCGCGACGCTGGCGCGGTGGCCGACGAGTGGCCGCGCGCCGACCTGCGCCTGGTGCCAAATGCGGGCCACTGGCCGCAGTTCGAGCAGACGGTGCCGACCCTGCGCCACATCGCCCAGTTCCTGGGCCTGCCGCCCGAGACCGATGGCCCCGCGCCCGAGCACCAGGATGTGGCCGATATCCAGGCCACCGCGCAGTTCCTGCGCAGCTGCGAGCTGGGCGGCATGCTGGGCGACGCCCAGCGGCTGCGGCTGGCCTCGCTGGTGCAGACCCACAGCTACGGCGCTGGCGAGATGGTGGCGCGGGCCGACACGATCGGCGACGAGATGTACATCGTGCAGGATGGCACGCTGGAGGTGTGGCTGCGCCCCGACGCCGAGCTAGGCCGCCACGGCAGCCCCACCAAGCTGGCGGTGGCCCACAGCGGCGACGTAGTGGGCGAGCTGGCCCTGCTCGACCGCGCGCCGCGCAGCGCCGATCTGCTGGCTGGCCCCGATGGCGCGGTGGTGCTCACGCTCTCGCAGCAGACGCTGGACACCCTGGCCGAGGACGACCCGCGCATGGGCATGCATATGATGCAGAATCTGGCCGTCTCGCTGGGGCGGCGGCTGCGCACCCAGAACTGGCGTGCCGCCAGCGCCGCCCAGCCCGCCCCCGACGCGCTGGCCGATTCGCCCTAG
- a CDS encoding alpha/beta hydrolase, translating into MRSRFFGALLIGTLLSACSLGPSAGQATPQPQATVAAGQTAAPAASPEATAGGEPSATAAAQGNGNYASAKCMFEVPSGLDVECGFLTVPENRTKDNGRTVKIAVGIFKTASKNPKPDPIVYLEGGPGGNALSGWSKNFERIFAPIAGDRDFIIFDQRGTGYSEPSLACQEYTDEAYYQLDKHYTLEESTKRINDALFKCHDRLAKEGVDFTAYNSVESAADLDDLRQALGYKEWNVYGISYGTRLALTAMREHPDGIRSVILDSVVPLQSSEAETPVDANRSFTTFFEGCAKDEACNTAYPNLKDTFYKLVDQLNANPVTEEATDPDDGKTYKVLLSGDSVIGTLFFALYQTSAIPLMPRAIADAAAGKDYSLLVRLAYLSTMQNKDISVGMLYTVRCNEEIPFDTSEQLAAADDAYPEQRGLFDAGNYTPICNAWDAGKAPADENQAVSSDLPTLVLSGEYDPATPPADAEEAAKTLTKSFYFNFPGYGHGQSVDGGCATDITTAFLDDPTKQPDSACIADLKGPEFAVPEGPITLKSVEITDGHVKSVVPEGWEQVSDVAYANKTGDLAILQFRAAQSAEQTLDLLKQQFSITDDVASSGDHTSAKLTWKLYTLNIQGEIGDLALAEDGGETYVVLVVSPKASHDEIYSSLFIPALDALEPLK; encoded by the coding sequence ATGCGTTCTCGCTTTTTCGGCGCGCTGCTTATCGGCACGCTGCTCTCTGCATGCTCGCTCGGCCCCTCGGCTGGGCAGGCCACCCCGCAGCCCCAGGCCACGGTGGCGGCTGGCCAGACCGCCGCGCCAGCCGCCTCGCCCGAGGCCACCGCAGGCGGCGAGCCAAGCGCCACCGCCGCAGCCCAGGGCAATGGCAACTACGCCAGTGCCAAGTGCATGTTCGAGGTTCCCAGCGGCCTGGATGTCGAGTGCGGCTTCCTGACCGTGCCCGAGAACCGCACCAAGGATAACGGGCGCACGGTGAAGATCGCCGTCGGCATCTTCAAGACCGCCAGCAAGAACCCCAAGCCCGACCCGATCGTGTACCTGGAGGGCGGCCCCGGCGGCAACGCGCTCTCGGGCTGGTCGAAGAACTTCGAGCGGATCTTCGCGCCGATCGCGGGCGACCGCGACTTTATCATCTTCGATCAGCGCGGTACCGGCTACTCGGAGCCAAGCCTGGCCTGCCAGGAGTATACCGACGAGGCCTACTACCAGCTGGATAAGCACTACACGCTGGAGGAGTCGACCAAGCGGATCAACGATGCGCTGTTCAAGTGCCACGACCGGCTGGCCAAAGAGGGGGTGGACTTCACCGCCTACAACAGCGTGGAGAGCGCCGCCGACCTGGACGACCTGCGCCAGGCGCTGGGCTACAAGGAGTGGAACGTCTACGGCATCTCGTATGGCACGCGCCTCGCGCTCACGGCCATGCGCGAGCACCCCGATGGCATCCGCAGCGTGATCCTCGACTCTGTCGTGCCGCTGCAGTCGAGCGAGGCCGAGACCCCGGTGGATGCCAATCGCTCGTTTACCACCTTCTTCGAGGGCTGCGCCAAGGACGAGGCCTGCAACACGGCCTACCCCAACCTGAAGGACACCTTCTACAAGCTGGTCGACCAGCTGAACGCCAACCCGGTGACCGAGGAGGCCACCGACCCGGATGACGGCAAGACCTACAAGGTGCTGCTGAGCGGCGATAGCGTGATCGGCACGCTGTTCTTCGCGCTCTACCAGACCAGCGCCATCCCGCTGATGCCGCGCGCGATCGCCGATGCGGCGGCGGGCAAGGACTACTCGCTGCTGGTGCGGCTGGCCTACCTGAGCACCATGCAGAACAAAGACATCAGTGTGGGCATGCTCTACACCGTGCGCTGCAACGAGGAGATCCCCTTCGACACCTCCGAGCAGCTGGCCGCCGCCGACGATGCCTACCCCGAGCAGCGCGGCCTGTTCGATGCGGGCAACTACACCCCGATCTGTAACGCCTGGGATGCGGGCAAGGCCCCGGCCGACGAGAACCAGGCCGTGAGTAGCGACCTGCCCACCCTGGTGCTCTCGGGCGAGTACGACCCCGCCACGCCGCCCGCCGACGCCGAGGAGGCCGCCAAGACGCTCACGAAGAGCTTCTACTTCAACTTCCCCGGCTATGGCCACGGCCAGAGTGTGGATGGCGGCTGCGCCACCGACATCACCACCGCCTTTCTGGATGACCCGACCAAGCAGCCTGACTCGGCCTGCATCGCCGACCTGAAAGGCCCCGAGTTCGCCGTGCCCGAGGGGCCGATCACGCTGAAGAGCGTGGAGATCACCGACGGCCACGTGAAGAGCGTGGTGCCCGAGGGCTGGGAGCAGGTGAGCGACGTGGCCTACGCCAACAAGACCGGCGACCTGGCCATCCTGCAGTTCCGCGCCGCCCAGAGCGCCGAACAGACGCTCGACCTGCTCAAGCAGCAGTTCAGCATCACCGATGACGTGGCCTCCTCGGGCGACCACACCAGCGCGAAGCTCACCTGGAAGCTCTACACGCTGAACATCCAGGGTGAGATCGGCGACCTGGCCCTGGCCGAGGATGGCGGCGAGACCTACGTGGTGCTGGTGGTCAGCCCCAAGGCCTCGCACGACGAGATCTACAGCAGCCTGTTCATCCCTGCGCTGGATGCGCTTGAGCCGCTGAAGTAG
- the ftcD gene encoding glutamate formimidoyltransferase, with amino-acid sequence MIECIPNFSEGRRPEIIHAIADAVRAVSGAYVLDIHIDPDHNRSVITFAGEFDALAEAAFRAAEAATLLIDMNQHKGQHPRIGATDVMPFVPLRGATMNQCIELARLVGKRIGAMLDIPVYLYSAAATTPERRELPNLRKGEYEGLRDSIQHDPARAPDYGPARMGTAGATVIGAREPLIAYNLFLNTSDVSIAKHVARAVRGSSGGLRGVRALGMLVGGRAQVSMNLVDYRHTPIHRAVDMVAREAAAYGAQVTAGELVGLIPEDALIEAGKVVLRLPHLADAQILERRLAQAIEIDNERKNAKTLRARLAARRAEQRSNHNGAASNGTGSPPFPLESQMDTLWSHSVQALAAAVQELTSAGIQERVRAMLRVLGRELIELTEEERSPNVTVRAQALLLIARRAVKATESLASLAASDETSRSIIVVHLAHSVATTARLRALDILPQLEEQQRQLLDQEFAIYTQRARDLLARIDPLA; translated from the coding sequence ATGATCGAATGCATCCCTAACTTCAGCGAGGGCCGCCGCCCCGAGATCATCCACGCCATCGCCGACGCCGTGCGCGCCGTCTCGGGCGCATATGTCCTCGACATCCACATCGACCCCGACCACAACCGCAGCGTCATCACCTTCGCAGGCGAGTTCGACGCGCTGGCCGAGGCCGCCTTCCGCGCCGCCGAGGCCGCCACACTGCTGATCGACATGAACCAGCACAAGGGCCAGCACCCCCGCATCGGCGCGACCGATGTGATGCCCTTCGTGCCTCTGCGCGGCGCGACCATGAACCAGTGCATCGAGCTGGCCCGCCTGGTCGGCAAGCGCATCGGGGCCATGCTCGACATCCCGGTGTATCTCTACAGCGCCGCCGCCACCACGCCCGAGCGCCGCGAGCTGCCCAACCTGAGAAAAGGCGAGTACGAGGGCCTGCGCGACAGCATCCAGCACGACCCCGCCCGCGCCCCCGACTACGGCCCGGCCCGCATGGGCACCGCCGGCGCCACCGTGATCGGCGCGCGCGAGCCGCTGATCGCCTACAACCTCTTCCTCAATACCAGCGACGTGTCGATCGCCAAGCATGTGGCGCGCGCGGTGCGCGGCTCCTCGGGCGGGCTGCGCGGCGTGCGCGCCCTAGGCATGCTGGTGGGCGGGCGCGCCCAGGTCTCCATGAACCTAGTGGACTACCGCCACACGCCCATCCACCGCGCGGTGGACATGGTGGCCCGCGAGGCGGCGGCCTACGGCGCGCAGGTGACGGCGGGCGAGCTGGTGGGGCTCATCCCCGAGGACGCGCTGATCGAGGCGGGCAAGGTGGTGCTGCGCCTGCCGCACCTGGCCGACGCCCAGATCCTTGAGCGCAGGCTGGCCCAGGCGATCGAGATCGACAACGAGCGCAAGAACGCCAAGACCCTGCGCGCCCGGCTGGCGGCGCGGCGGGCCGAGCAGCGGTCGAACCACAACGGGGCCGCCAGCAACGGCACTGGCAGTCCGCCCTTCCCGCTCGAATCGCAGATGGACACGCTCTGGTCGCACTCGGTGCAGGCCCTGGCCGCCGCCGTGCAGGAGCTGACATCGGCTGGCATCCAAGAGCGGGTGCGCGCCATGCTGCGGGTGCTCGGGCGCGAGCTGATCGAGCTGACCGAGGAGGAGCGCTCGCCCAACGTCACGGTGCGCGCCCAGGCCCTGCTGCTGATCGCCCGCCGCGCGGTCAAGGCCACCGAGTCGCTGGCCTCGCTGGCCGCCAGCGACGAGACCTCGCGATCGATCATCGTAGTGCATCTGGCCCACTCGGTGGCCACCACCGCCCGCCTGCGCGCGCTGGACATCCTGCCCCAGCTTGAAGAGCAGCAGCGCCAGCTGCTCGACCAAGAGTTTGCTATCTACACCCAGCGCGCCCGCGATTTGCTCGCGCGGATCGACCCCCTGGCCTAG
- a CDS encoding auracyanin, with translation MFSKVRTLMAGVAVVGAFALSACGGGGGGGGGGGLTLDTGDAISFKETSLSAAANTPVTLTYNNKSAGLQHNFVLVKGGDDVAAEVNTAGQGEADYVPKGNENVLAAGTVLDSGKSETINIPALPAGTYTYICTFPAHYDAGMKGTLTVK, from the coding sequence ATGTTCTCGAAGGTTCGTACCCTGATGGCGGGCGTCGCGGTTGTTGGCGCATTCGCCCTTTCGGCATGCGGCGGCGGTGGCGGCGGCGGTGGCGGCGGCGGCCTGACCCTCGACACCGGCGACGCGATCTCCTTCAAGGAGACCAGCCTGAGCGCTGCTGCAAACACCCCCGTCACCCTGACATACAACAACAAGTCGGCTGGCCTGCAGCACAACTTTGTGCTGGTCAAGGGCGGCGACGATGTGGCTGCCGAGGTCAACACGGCGGGCCAGGGCGAGGCCGACTACGTGCCGAAGGGCAACGAGAACGTGCTTGCCGCAGGCACCGTGCTCGACAGCGGCAAGAGCGAGACGATCAACATCCCGGCGCTTCCGGCGGGCACCTACACCTACATCTGCACCTTCCCCGCGCACTACGACGCCGGCATGAAGGGCACGCTCACCGTCAAGTAA
- a CDS encoding DUF11 domain-containing protein, which produces MKASWHWKLTILGSTIACAAMMGMQAAQATPPSSAAETLAAQGAAAQGSEYAFTIDHEDGAGMYRVATGKLVRNLMPGDDLRPTCSIAAGDDNVVSIAKAYSGSRAQIFRFNASTGRYITTLSPDAELGCPKLLAGEGRTLYALSTKLKLYQIDPKTGDVIGTLFDLSSAYPDPSTPSFTASDVKIGPHGYIYLLDNLNKVIVRFDPRAKAFLSPVRLDAAGQALGWEMAFAPDGSFITIEDPVNRTGTSGPYKGKIFHFSTSGALLRAVETDIELANCITYGPKDTLYVCDQHDIKRFSWPDGKPSGSFLKKDLTTDLVFAGHGKSRHHHRATMGVVQRAQPSGAVRTGEQLTYTIVVRNHGQGSSQTTRATLGLDPALVQLLSASFSRGDSWVREASASQVTLSFGPMRPGDTLTATVVLQVLPTAPVGATIGGRLTTSWDDAADGGAGQSNLAQVTVAEQAASAPAATLAIATADGGLRIRAQGFIPGEPVALWANTTGGAVAELPRTAADDEGALDATLAPATLAPGSFASLVAHGVWSGTELVGAP; this is translated from the coding sequence ATGAAGGCGTCTTGGCACTGGAAGCTCACCATTCTTGGCAGCACGATCGCCTGCGCAGCCATGATGGGCATGCAGGCGGCCCAGGCCACCCCCCCCAGCAGCGCAGCGGAGACACTGGCCGCCCAGGGTGCGGCGGCACAGGGCAGCGAGTATGCCTTCACCATCGACCACGAGGATGGCGCAGGCATGTACCGTGTGGCCACCGGCAAGCTGGTGCGCAACCTGATGCCGGGCGATGATCTGCGCCCAACATGCTCGATCGCCGCCGGTGATGACAATGTGGTGTCGATCGCCAAGGCCTACAGCGGCAGCCGCGCTCAGATCTTCCGTTTCAACGCATCGACAGGCCGCTATATCACCACCCTGTCCCCTGACGCCGAGCTGGGCTGCCCCAAGCTGCTAGCTGGCGAGGGCCGCACGCTCTACGCGCTCAGCACCAAGCTGAAGCTCTACCAGATCGACCCCAAGACCGGCGATGTGATCGGCACGCTGTTTGATCTTTCCAGCGCCTACCCCGATCCTTCCACGCCTTCGTTTACGGCGAGCGATGTGAAGATCGGGCCACATGGCTATATCTATCTGCTTGATAATCTCAACAAGGTAATCGTGCGCTTCGACCCGCGCGCCAAGGCATTTCTCAGCCCGGTTCGGCTGGATGCGGCAGGCCAGGCGCTCGGCTGGGAAATGGCCTTTGCCCCTGATGGCAGCTTCATCACCATCGAAGATCCGGTCAATCGCACCGGCACATCTGGCCCCTACAAGGGGAAGATCTTTCATTTCTCCACCAGCGGCGCGCTGCTGAGGGCGGTTGAGACCGACATCGAGCTGGCAAACTGCATCACCTACGGCCCCAAAGATACGCTGTATGTCTGCGACCAGCACGACATCAAGCGCTTCTCGTGGCCGGATGGCAAGCCATCGGGCAGCTTCCTGAAGAAAGATCTGACGACCGATCTGGTCTTCGCGGGGCACGGCAAGAGCCGCCACCACCACCGCGCCACCATGGGCGTGGTGCAGCGCGCCCAGCCCAGCGGCGCGGTTCGGACGGGCGAGCAGCTGACCTACACGATCGTGGTGCGCAACCACGGGCAGGGCAGCAGCCAGACCACCCGCGCCACGCTGGGGCTGGACCCCGCGCTGGTGCAGCTGCTCAGCGCCAGCTTCAGCCGGGGCGACTCGTGGGTGCGCGAGGCCTCGGCCAGCCAGGTCACGCTTAGCTTCGGCCCCATGCGCCCCGGCGACACCCTGACCGCCACCGTGGTGCTGCAGGTGCTGCCCACCGCGCCCGTGGGCGCCACCATCGGCGGGCGGCTGACCACATCGTGGGATGATGCGGCGGACGGCGGCGCGGGCCAGAGCAACCTGGCCCAGGTGACGGTGGCCGAGCAGGCCGCCAGCGCCCCCGCCGCCACCCTGGCCATCGCCACGGCGGACGGCGGCCTGCGCATCCGCGCCCAGGGCTTCATCCCGGGCGAGCCGGTGGCGCTGTGGGCCAACACCACGGGTGGCGCGGTCGCCGAGCTGCCCCGCACCGCCGCCGACGATGAGGGCGCGCTCGACGCCACGCTGGCCCCGGCAACCCTGGCCCCTGGCAGCTTCGCCTCGCTGGTCGCCCACGGCGTCTGGAGCGGCACCGAGCTGGTGGGCGCACCGTAG